One window from the genome of Echinicola vietnamensis DSM 17526 encodes:
- a CDS encoding metallophosphoesterase family protein, translating to MVKIALISDSHGYIDEKTLSHLQDVDEIWHAGDIGDEKVMEALPKGKKIRAVYGNIDDLACQQKYPEELIFDLEGARVMMVHIGGKPPRYATGVKKHLKEIKPTIFICGHSHICKVEFDKELGCLYMNPGAIGNHGFHQVKTLLKFDLEAGQPKNLRVVELGKRGSGRGE from the coding sequence ATGGTGAAAATAGCGTTAATTTCAGATTCCCACGGTTATATTGATGAAAAGACACTTTCCCATCTGCAGGATGTGGATGAAATCTGGCATGCAGGGGATATTGGCGATGAAAAAGTCATGGAGGCCTTGCCCAAAGGAAAAAAAATAAGGGCGGTCTATGGCAATATTGATGATTTGGCCTGTCAGCAAAAGTATCCTGAGGAATTGATTTTTGATCTTGAAGGTGCCAGGGTGATGATGGTACATATTGGTGGCAAGCCGCCCAGATACGCCACGGGAGTAAAGAAACACCTAAAAGAAATAAAGCCCACCATTTTTATTTGTGGTCATAGTCATATTTGTAAAGTGGAATTTGACAAGGAACTGGGCTGCCTGTATATGAATCCAGGGGCTATTGGCAATCATGGATTTCACCAAGTGAAGACCCTGCTGAAATTTGACCTTGAGGCTGGCCAACCAAAAAATCTCCGGGTCGTTGAATTAGGTAAGCGAGGGAGTGGGCGAGGGGAGTAG
- a CDS encoding DUF808 domain-containing protein produces MASGFFAILDDIATLMDDVASMTKIATRKTAGILGDDLAVNAEKASGFASSREIPVLWAISKGSFVNKLIILPIAFLLSSFLPTAITIILLIGGVYLAFEGAEKVYHFFVPHHHSKKAAIKETRTKEEILEVEKERIKSAIVTDFILSVEIVIIALGAVVGEPLINQIIIVTFIAILATVGVYGIVALIVRMDEAGYKLMARSEEQSGFTFTLGKGLVNALPIVIKALGIIGTLALLLVAGGIFSHNIDYLYHFAPGIPSMVKDFVIGLIVGFIALLIFKAIRKVMGK; encoded by the coding sequence ATGGCTTCAGGCTTTTTTGCAATTCTAGATGATATCGCCACCCTGATGGATGATGTGGCTTCCATGACCAAAATAGCAACCCGTAAAACTGCCGGCATACTGGGCGATGATTTAGCGGTAAATGCTGAAAAAGCCTCGGGGTTTGCCTCCTCCAGGGAAATCCCTGTGCTCTGGGCCATTTCCAAAGGGTCTTTTGTCAATAAGCTCATTATTTTACCTATCGCCTTCCTCCTCAGTTCGTTTTTGCCTACCGCGATTACCATCATCTTACTCATTGGAGGAGTTTACCTGGCTTTTGAGGGAGCTGAAAAGGTTTACCATTTCTTTGTCCCTCACCACCATTCCAAAAAAGCAGCCATCAAGGAAACCCGCACCAAAGAGGAGATTTTGGAAGTCGAAAAAGAGCGCATTAAATCAGCCATCGTGACCGATTTCATCCTATCTGTGGAAATTGTCATTATCGCCCTCGGAGCGGTGGTGGGCGAACCACTGATCAATCAGATCATCATCGTCACCTTTATCGCTATCCTGGCCACTGTCGGGGTGTACGGCATCGTGGCCTTGATCGTGCGAATGGACGAAGCAGGATATAAACTTATGGCGAGAAGCGAAGAACAATCTGGCTTTACGTTTACCCTCGGTAAAGGGCTGGTCAATGCCCTTCCCATCGTCATCAAAGCCTTGGGAATCATCGGCACGTTGGCCTTGTTACTGGTGGCAGGAGGCATATTTTCCCATAACATCGACTACCTTTACCATTTCGCTCCTGGAATTCCCAGTATGGTCAAGGATTTTGTCATTGGACTGATCGTAGGGTTCATCGCATTGCTTATATTCAAAGCCATCCGAAAGGTGATGGGAAAATAA
- a CDS encoding pyruvate dehydrogenase complex E1 component subunit beta, which produces MREIQFREALREAMSEEMRRDKNVFLMGEEVAEYNGAYKVTQGMLDEFGPDRVIDTPISEGGFAGLGVGAGMNGLRPIIEFMTFNFSLVAIDQIVNSAAKMYAMSGGAYNVPIVFRGPTGNAGQLGATHSSNFENWFANTPGLKVVVPSNPYDAKGLLKAAIRDDDPVIFMESELMYSDKGEVPEGEYLLPIGVADIKRKGADVTIVSFGKIMKVALEAAEELAKDGIEAEVIDLRTVRPIDYATVYESVKKTNRCVVVEEANPISSLATDLAFNIQKNMFDYLDAPVLRVNSMDIPLSYAPTYIEATLPNVKRTIEAVKQVTYVK; this is translated from the coding sequence ATGAGAGAAATACAATTTAGAGAAGCATTAAGAGAGGCCATGTCCGAAGAAATGAGACGCGATAAAAACGTGTTTCTCATGGGTGAGGAAGTGGCCGAATACAATGGAGCCTACAAAGTAACCCAAGGCATGTTGGATGAATTTGGACCAGATAGGGTCATCGACACCCCGATCTCAGAAGGTGGTTTTGCCGGACTGGGCGTAGGTGCGGGCATGAACGGTCTTCGTCCGATCATCGAATTCATGACCTTTAACTTTTCCTTGGTGGCCATTGACCAGATCGTCAATTCAGCAGCGAAAATGTACGCCATGTCTGGTGGTGCATATAATGTACCGATCGTATTCAGGGGTCCCACTGGCAACGCCGGACAATTGGGTGCCACTCACTCTTCTAACTTCGAAAATTGGTTTGCCAACACACCAGGACTAAAAGTAGTCGTTCCTAGCAACCCATATGACGCAAAAGGTCTGCTTAAAGCAGCCATCCGTGACGATGATCCTGTCATTTTCATGGAATCTGAATTGATGTATTCTGATAAAGGTGAGGTTCCAGAAGGAGAATACTTATTACCTATCGGTGTAGCAGACATCAAGCGCAAAGGAGCAGATGTGACCATTGTTTCTTTTGGTAAAATCATGAAAGTGGCGTTGGAAGCGGCTGAAGAACTTGCCAAAGACGGTATCGAAGCCGAGGTAATCGACTTAAGAACGGTTCGTCCTATTGACTACGCCACCGTTTACGAATCTGTAAAGAAAACCAATCGATGTGTAGTGGTAGAAGAAGCCAACCCAATTTCTTCTTTGGCCACTGACTTGGCTTTCAACATCCAGAAAAACATGTTTGACTATTTGGATGCGCCTGTCCTAAGGGTGAATTCCATGGATATTCCATTGAGCTACGCGCCTACTTATATTGAAGCGACGCTTCCAAATGTAAAGAGGACAATCGAAGCGGTAAAGCAAGTGACTTACGTGAAGTAA
- a CDS encoding NAD-dependent succinate-semialdehyde dehydrogenase yields the protein MKSINPYTGELLEEFTDHTEQQVEAAIQKGQEAYLSWRELPISQRADLMKKAGQVLRDNTDKYGKIISLEMGKVITESKSEVEKCAWVCEYYAENAEEMLADAPIALPDGKEAKVVYNPLGIVLAVMPWNFPFWQVFRFAAPNLTAGNVGLLKHASNVPQCALAIEEVFTQAGFPEGVFQSLLIGSDKVANIIAHPDVKAATLTGSEKAGQKIAAQAGEQIKKTVLELGGSDPFIVLKDADVKEAAKTAAKGRMINFGQSCIAAKRFIIEQEVYDEFITHFKSAIESYVPGDPLDEKAGYACMARPDLAMELYEQVEASIQKGAEVILEGTKPEKGKAFIKPYILGKLTPDMPAYREELFGPVASVFKANDVDEAIAIANDSAFGLGASLWTQDPQKADILSRKIESGAVFINSMVASNPYLPFGGIKKSGYGRELAENGIKEFMNIKTVYLG from the coding sequence ATGAAATCCATTAATCCATATACTGGAGAACTTTTAGAAGAATTTACTGACCACACAGAACAGCAAGTAGAGGCAGCCATCCAAAAAGGGCAAGAAGCTTACCTTTCGTGGCGAGAGCTCCCCATCTCCCAAAGGGCTGACCTGATGAAAAAGGCCGGGCAAGTGCTCCGCGACAATACCGACAAATATGGCAAAATCATTTCCTTGGAGATGGGCAAAGTCATCACTGAATCCAAGTCCGAAGTAGAAAAATGTGCCTGGGTATGTGAATACTACGCTGAGAACGCCGAGGAAATGCTCGCTGACGCCCCCATAGCACTGCCCGATGGAAAGGAGGCTAAAGTGGTCTATAACCCATTGGGCATAGTCTTGGCCGTGATGCCTTGGAACTTTCCTTTTTGGCAAGTTTTTCGCTTTGCCGCTCCCAACCTGACCGCAGGCAACGTAGGTCTCCTCAAACATGCCAGCAATGTTCCCCAATGCGCCCTGGCCATCGAAGAAGTATTTACCCAAGCGGGATTTCCGGAAGGCGTATTCCAAAGCCTCTTGATCGGATCGGACAAGGTCGCCAACATCATTGCCCATCCTGATGTAAAGGCCGCCACCCTTACCGGAAGTGAAAAAGCTGGACAAAAAATCGCGGCCCAAGCCGGTGAACAGATCAAAAAGACGGTGCTGGAGTTGGGCGGAAGTGATCCGTTTATCGTTTTGAAGGATGCAGATGTGAAAGAAGCCGCAAAAACCGCGGCCAAAGGCCGGATGATCAATTTTGGCCAAAGCTGCATTGCCGCCAAACGCTTTATCATTGAACAGGAGGTTTATGACGAATTTATCACCCACTTTAAATCGGCTATCGAATCCTATGTTCCGGGAGATCCCCTTGATGAAAAAGCAGGTTATGCCTGCATGGCGCGTCCTGACCTTGCCATGGAGCTGTACGAGCAAGTGGAAGCATCAATCCAAAAAGGCGCTGAAGTAATCCTAGAAGGAACAAAACCAGAAAAAGGCAAAGCTTTTATTAAGCCCTACATTCTCGGCAAACTCACCCCGGACATGCCTGCATACCGTGAAGAGCTCTTCGGACCGGTTGCTTCTGTATTCAAGGCCAATGACGTGGACGAGGCCATTGCCATCGCCAATGATTCGGCATTTGGGCTAGGGGCTTCCCTCTGGACGCAAGACCCCCAAAAAGCCGACATACTGAGCAGAAAGATCGAAAGTGGCGCCGTATTCATCAACTCCATGGTCGCTTCCAATCCCTACTTGCCCTTCGGGGGAATCAAGAAATCCGGATACGGAAGGGAATTGGCCGAAAACGGCATTAAAGAATTCATGAATATTAAGACCGTTTATTTAGGGTAA
- a CDS encoding acyloxyacyl hydrolase: MGKNITRYFWGALALVFMGVNFPIMAQQTQATEAPSAVTAKNYVHGFGVEMRYAHVFPSKPFYRSDDTAYRLTKSAFSAHLRYGFYLPEGTSRYRVYGDTYWGIGLAPFYFGNQEELGNPVALYLYQGARIANLSRTITFNFEWNFGLSGGWQPYDPESNPNNKIVGSRYNAFINTSLLLKWKLSSHLDVTAGADLTHFSNGNTAFPNAGINMLGGKVGAVYRFEDTERMDRRRFYSAHNFPRHISYDVVLFGSWRRKGVTYLDEKIPSPHTYPVIGANIGAFYNVSYKFRTGISVDPLYDGSANVYAEDYIIGTEQPFVTPDLKYQLALGMSARAEFVMPVFTVGVGLGTNVLHKGGDFKGTYQVFSLKTRLGRNAFVHIGYNLKDFSEANFLMLGMGYTFGNKRPKLNR, translated from the coding sequence ATGGGGAAGAATATCACACGTTATTTTTGGGGAGCACTAGCCTTGGTTTTCATGGGGGTGAATTTCCCCATCATGGCACAGCAAACGCAGGCTACCGAAGCTCCTTCCGCCGTTACGGCAAAAAACTATGTACATGGTTTCGGGGTGGAAATGAGGTATGCGCATGTTTTTCCCTCCAAGCCATTTTACAGGAGTGATGATACGGCTTATCGTTTGACCAAAAGTGCATTTTCAGCACACCTGCGTTATGGCTTTTATTTGCCAGAGGGTACCAGCCGCTATCGGGTGTATGGAGATACGTATTGGGGCATTGGGCTGGCTCCGTTTTACTTTGGCAATCAGGAGGAACTTGGGAATCCCGTGGCACTGTATCTTTATCAAGGGGCACGGATAGCCAATCTTTCACGCACCATTACTTTTAATTTTGAATGGAATTTCGGGCTTTCGGGCGGTTGGCAACCTTACGACCCAGAAAGCAACCCAAACAATAAAATTGTCGGCTCCCGCTACAACGCATTTATCAATACCAGTTTGCTGCTGAAATGGAAGCTCAGTAGTCACCTTGACGTCACCGCAGGTGCTGATCTCACCCATTTTTCTAATGGCAATACGGCCTTTCCCAATGCTGGAATAAACATGCTCGGAGGAAAGGTAGGGGCTGTATATCGGTTTGAGGATACGGAAAGGATGGACCGAAGACGGTTTTATTCCGCGCATAACTTTCCCCGCCATATCAGTTATGATGTAGTCCTGTTTGGCTCATGGAGAAGGAAGGGCGTAACGTATCTGGATGAAAAGATTCCCTCTCCTCATACTTACCCGGTAATCGGTGCAAATATCGGTGCATTCTATAATGTCAGTTATAAATTTCGAACGGGAATTTCAGTGGATCCGTTATACGATGGCAGTGCCAATGTGTACGCTGAAGATTATATCATCGGAACGGAACAGCCATTTGTTACCCCTGACCTAAAATATCAACTGGCCTTGGGAATGTCTGCCCGTGCGGAGTTTGTCATGCCGGTGTTTACGGTGGGAGTAGGACTTGGTACGAATGTCCTGCACAAAGGTGGGGATTTTAAAGGGACCTATCAGGTGTTTTCCTTAAAGACCCGCTTGGGGAGAAATGCCTTTGTCCACATTGGATATAACCTAAAGGATTTTAGCGAGGCCAATTTCCTGATGCTTGGGATGGGGTATACCTTTGGAAACAAGCGACCCAAGCTGAACCGGTGA
- a CDS encoding TonB-dependent receptor domain-containing protein yields MKLTIQNVGILMLLLVGMGKMALAQEASSSSGNDYQLTGTVVAAEGGAPIAYATVLLLEESTDKQVSGGVADDEGKFFITGFGPGTYKLQVNFVGFAPYQKSGIKVSSGQKNLSLGNIGLEEESVSLDEVTVQGQRELITEKVDRTIYNAENDKTTVGGDATDVLRRVPMLSVDLDGNVSMRGSSNIRVLIDNKPSTMSASSIADALKQIPADEIKSVEVITSPSAKYDAEGTGGVINIVTKKNNLQGTSLSINTSAGMRGSNLGLNASARKGKWGFNLGGFGRAGYNINGAFENSQLVTNPDGSVSNILQTTDTRSNMLMGRYNFGADYEIDKYNWLAASVNFGMFNFKNKQDNLLTENYLDDELISSLMRTVDMDNLSNTVDVSLNYTRTYEKPQKEFSIMGLYSRNNRTNDFVQALLDGNFEEIAQRTKNENASNNQEFTLQVDYITPLGDGEDQILEYGAKNILRRVNSDYAYFTAEGADGEYVENEDADFSNEFDYDQNVTAGYVSYTQGFLKHYTAKVGARYEYTTINADFKTGEEQADIPDYGVLVPSVNLSRKFESGNMLKAAYNRRIQRPSLQFLNPNIQGANPTQITQGNPLLDPEYTDNFELAYSTYFKSASINISSFYRNTTGSIQPIRSVLDDGVIYTTYENIGSEQAVGLNLFANINVSNKLSFNGGIDTYYAMIDNNVDDPLYNASNEGFVVSGRMFGNYNITESWVLQGFAFARGRRVNLQGYETGFGIYGLNINKQFAEKKGSIGFGAENFFTPEFKMENEIVSPTIIQHSTNYMRNMNFKINFSYRIGKMSVSPRRKKRSIENEDLKGGDSNGGGMMGPAQ; encoded by the coding sequence ATGAAATTAACGATTCAAAATGTGGGCATCTTGATGCTCCTCCTTGTTGGGATGGGGAAAATGGCCCTTGCCCAAGAGGCTTCCAGCTCGAGTGGAAATGACTACCAGTTGACCGGAACCGTCGTAGCAGCCGAGGGTGGAGCACCCATAGCCTACGCAACAGTACTTTTGTTAGAGGAATCTACTGATAAGCAAGTGTCAGGAGGGGTCGCCGATGATGAAGGGAAATTCTTTATTACAGGATTTGGTCCTGGGACATATAAATTACAAGTAAACTTTGTCGGCTTTGCGCCTTATCAAAAGTCTGGGATCAAGGTGTCCAGTGGCCAAAAGAACCTGAGTTTAGGGAATATTGGGTTGGAAGAAGAGTCCGTATCACTGGATGAAGTAACGGTCCAAGGTCAGCGGGAGCTGATCACAGAAAAGGTGGATAGGACCATTTATAACGCGGAAAATGATAAGACAACCGTGGGAGGGGATGCTACGGACGTGCTCAGGCGTGTACCGATGCTTTCTGTGGACCTCGATGGCAATGTGTCCATGCGGGGAAGCAGTAACATCCGGGTGCTGATCGATAACAAACCTTCCACCATGTCGGCCAGTTCCATTGCTGATGCCTTGAAGCAAATTCCTGCCGATGAAATTAAGTCTGTAGAGGTCATTACTTCTCCATCAGCCAAATATGATGCTGAAGGTACGGGAGGGGTGATCAATATTGTCACCAAGAAAAATAACCTTCAAGGTACCTCGCTCAGCATCAATACCTCTGCCGGGATGAGAGGAAGTAACCTCGGCTTGAATGCCAGTGCCAGAAAGGGGAAATGGGGATTTAACTTGGGCGGTTTTGGTCGTGCAGGTTATAATATTAATGGGGCCTTTGAAAATAGCCAGCTGGTAACCAACCCCGATGGATCGGTTTCCAACATTCTCCAGACCACCGACACCCGTTCCAATATGCTAATGGGGCGCTACAATTTTGGTGCAGACTATGAAATCGATAAATACAATTGGTTGGCGGCATCCGTTAATTTTGGGATGTTCAATTTTAAGAACAAACAGGACAACTTATTGACCGAAAATTACCTGGACGATGAGTTGATAAGCTCACTGATGAGGACAGTGGATATGGATAACCTGTCCAATACCGTGGATGTCAGTCTTAACTATACTCGGACATATGAGAAGCCACAAAAGGAATTCAGCATCATGGGACTCTATAGCCGAAATAACAGGACCAATGACTTTGTCCAAGCCTTATTGGACGGGAACTTTGAAGAGATAGCGCAGCGAACAAAAAATGAGAATGCTTCCAATAATCAAGAATTCACCCTTCAAGTGGACTATATTACGCCCCTTGGGGATGGTGAGGATCAGATTTTGGAATATGGAGCCAAAAATATCCTACGTAGGGTAAACAGTGATTATGCCTATTTTACGGCTGAAGGAGCAGATGGTGAATATGTGGAAAATGAAGATGCTGATTTCAGCAATGAGTTTGACTATGACCAAAATGTGACCGCAGGATACGTGTCATATACACAAGGCTTCCTTAAGCACTATACCGCGAAAGTTGGCGCCCGATATGAGTATACCACTATCAATGCGGATTTTAAGACAGGAGAAGAGCAGGCAGATATTCCGGATTATGGCGTTTTGGTGCCAAGTGTCAACCTAAGTCGAAAATTTGAAAGTGGTAATATGCTCAAAGCGGCCTATAACCGTCGGATCCAGCGTCCATCACTGCAGTTTTTGAATCCAAATATCCAAGGGGCTAACCCCACTCAAATTACCCAAGGAAATCCGTTGTTGGACCCAGAATACACTGATAATTTTGAACTGGCCTACAGCACCTATTTCAAGTCTGCCAGCATTAATATTTCCAGTTTTTATCGTAATACTACTGGCTCTATCCAGCCGATCAGAAGTGTGCTGGATGACGGAGTAATCTATACTACGTACGAAAATATCGGTAGTGAACAGGCCGTAGGACTAAACCTTTTTGCCAATATCAATGTGTCCAACAAGCTGTCCTTTAACGGAGGAATAGATACCTACTATGCCATGATCGATAACAATGTGGACGATCCCCTGTACAATGCTTCTAATGAAGGTTTTGTAGTAAGTGGCCGGATGTTCGGTAACTACAATATTACGGAAAGTTGGGTCTTGCAGGGCTTTGCATTTGCCCGGGGAAGAAGGGTAAACCTCCAAGGATATGAAACCGGCTTTGGCATTTATGGATTGAATATCAATAAACAATTTGCAGAGAAAAAGGGTAGTATTGGTTTCGGTGCGGAAAACTTCTTTACACCGGAATTCAAAATGGAAAATGAAATCGTTTCCCCGACCATCATCCAACACAGTACCAATTACATGCGAAACATGAACTTCAAGATCAATTTTAGCTATAGGATTGGTAAAATGAGTGTCTCTCCTCGAAGGAAAAAGCGCTCCATCGAAAATGAGGACCTAAAAGGTGGAGATAGCAATGGTGGAGGAATGATGGGGCCTGCACAATAA